A window of Xyrauchen texanus isolate HMW12.3.18 chromosome 10, RBS_HiC_50CHRs, whole genome shotgun sequence contains these coding sequences:
- the ankle1 gene encoding ankyrin repeat and LEM domain-containing protein 1, producing the protein MTLRGSSAQMDTLLIEAVSEADSRCAESLLSQGANPNVIVRDGVAAVHLAAGKESERGLRCLKLILQHGADPNLRTSEDLTPLHIAASWGCYQNLRLLLRNGGNPNLKDQDGNKPSDLAKQEENSKCASLLQEYESHTSQEEHDVPKFQYSILSGQSLSDSTFSLDSSSPGSESILIHDHPGMGPLSSTRLSSFSNMCRVSGRPLTRESQAFWLSDVSDLESHDSHVWSKDEICKELPIMSSTSLSVLDNKNNPGLQHQAVDCEPDVLQFKNSWLPHIQHPVLSQRDNRKSVTFKESNEYFPSTSPDHHLHLFLDQSSDITLDFSQYPDFIDTKRIATVLQNQGIDVTDDDDVFVFSKEVDTLENEFEKTVVGSEAFDNTNSDDDDNDDAFKSTIQPPVSSGSSEYSSCSSDPCRSPTEGSLGIGRLSNNENNGHPTLTEPSAYKADLTIRFCASSARNEGLTSLRDGKKLVLEGNSGHSTESCLSTIARDIGNVEIDFIPSPFVTGRTRSRLSRCSERISQNSASFQSCSSLFEQTLPTATRSRRNTSKSPYSLSKYSLDEDSISGGSKVENLDSQMSTLKLSTSSDGQSQADTLLLLESMADTVLISGSNVELQLETFETCNKVATPFCLKEDTLDELLTFHMQEVKESSTEMPRINSVVAGDKESWVKHGFDSQQESYQVSLECASSLSYESPRAQNPHGNPGRTGCTPRYSMNRLSGHSRQHTLANLSCIPGGQPFVDMDAPVEYLYTDTEEGHKLIETLVPPTASTSLSSSMSTNTSEETVLYDWRSVQLGTASPDHSKECCQPEKEEDVGISGLTDRELRNKLIELGEDPGPINSQTRPLYVQKLKRSLQNTPHTQKSVHLSPNNFTAKGYSPELEKALHRFLLPDCQADEFALCEQFDQPDQNKRWREGFIKSNFNYLLLDPRVTKNLPYRSQSMTPKECFQTFINAVFYVGKGKRSRPYSHLYEALEYFKGDKTSKKLCSKVQHILQVWNAGHGVISLHCFQNVIAVEAYTREACMVDAIGLKMLTNQKRGDYYGVVSTWPVHRKRELGVHLLYRVMQIFLAEGERQLRPADIR; encoded by the exons ATGACTCTGAGAGGCAGCTCTGCGCAGATGGACACGTTACTAATCGAAGCAGTCAGTGAAGCAGATTCCAG GTGTGCGGAGTCTCTGCTGTCTCAGGGTGCGAACCCAAATGTTATCGTCCGGGATGGTGTGGCAGCGGTTCATTTAGCTGCAGGTAAAGAATCTGAGAGAGGATTGCGGTGCCTTAAACTCATTCTACAGCACGGAGCTGACCCGAACCTCAG gaCTAGTGAAGACCTTACTCCATTACATATCGCTGCATCTTGGGGTTGTTATCAGAATCTGCGATTACTTTTACGCAACGGTGGAAACCCAAATCTCAAAGATCAA GATGGAAATAAACCGTCTGATTTGGCCAAACAGGAAGAGAACAGTAAATGTGCCAGTCTTCTTCAAGAGTATGAATCCCACACATCACAGGAGGAACACGATGTGCCCAAATTCCAATATT cAATCCTGTCTGGCCAGTCCTTGAGTGACAGCACGTTTAGTCTAGATTCTTCCAGTCCTGGTTCAGAAAGCATCTTAATTCATGATCACCCTGGAATGGGACCACTGAGCAGCACACGGCTGTCCTCTTTTTCCAATATGTGTAGAGTCAGTGGAAGACCTTTGACCAGAGAAAGTCAGGCCTTCTGGTTGTCAGACGTGTCAGATCTTGAGTCACATGATTCTCATGTTTGGAGTAAAGATGAGATCTGTAAGGAATTACCCATAATGTCTAGtacatctctctctgtcttggACAATAAAAACAATCCAGGACTTCAACATCAAGCTGTAGATTGTGAACCTGATGTATTGCAATTTAAGAATAGCTGGCTGCCACATATACAGCACCCTGTTCTATCTCAACGTGACAATAGAAAAAGTGTCACCTTCAAAGAAAGTAATGAATATTTCCCAAGCACCAGCCCAGATCATCATCTGCATCTCTTTCTTGATCAGTCTAGTGATATTACATTAGATTTTTCTCAATATCCTGATTTCATAGACACTAAACGCATAGCTACTGTGTTACAAAATCAGGGAATCGATGTCACTGATGATGacgatgtgtttgttttttccaaAGAAGTTGATACACTGGAGAATGAGTTTGAAAAGACTGTTGTTGGGTCGGAAGCATTTGATAACACCAATAGTGATGATGACGACAATGATGATGCATTTAAGAGCACTATTCAACCCCCAGTCAGTAGTGGATCTAGTGAGTATAGTAGCTGTAGCAGTGACCCCTGCAGAAGTCCAACTGAAGGTTCATTGGGAATTGGAAGGTTGTCTAATAATGAAAACAATGGACATCCAACTTTGACCGAACCCTCTGCTTATAAAGCAGATTTGACCATTAGATTTTGTGCCTCCAGTGCTAGAAATGAAGGCCTTACCTCCCTTAGAGATGGAAAAAAACTGGTTTTAGAAGGAAATAGTGGTCATAGTACAGAATCATGTTTATCCACAATAGCCAGAGATATTGGTAATGTAGAAATTGATTTTATTCCAAGTCCATTCGTGACTGGGAGAACACGCTCAAGACTTAGTCGTTGCTCAGAGAGAATAAGCCAAAATTCTGCTTCCTTTCAGTCCTGTTCTTCTCTTTTTGAACAGACTCTACCCACCGCTACACGTTCACGCCGCAATACGAGTAAGTCACCGTACAGTTTATCAAAGTACAGTCTTGATGAAGACAGTATCAGTGGAGGAAGTAAAGTGGAAAATCTTGACTCTCAGATGAGCACTCTCAAGTTATCTACAAGCTCAGATGGTCAAAGCCAAGCTGACACTCTACTGTTATTAGAGAGCATGGCTGACACAGTATTAATTTCTGGAAGTAATGTTGAATTACAGCTGGAAACATTTGAAACTTGTAATAAGGTTGCCACTCCTTTTTGTCTCAAAGAGGATACGCTTGATGAACTTTTGACTTTTCATATGCAAGAAGTAAAGGAAAGCTCAACAGAAATGCCAAGGATAAACTCAGTTGTTGCAGGAGACAAAGAGTCCTGGGTTAAACATGGATTTGATTCTCAACAGGAGTCATATCAGGTAAGCTTAGAATGTGCTTCAAGTTTGAGCTACGAATCTCCCAGAGCACAGAATCCCCATGGGAATCCAGGGCGCACTGGATGCACGCCTAGATATAGCATGAATCGACTGTCGGGCCACTCACGGCAACACACGCTAGCAAACCTTTCTTGCATACCAGGTGGACAACCTTTCGTTGATATGGATGCACCTGTGGAATACCTGTATACTGACACTGAAGAGGGCCATAAACTCATTGAGACCCTTGTTCCACCAACAGCCAGCACCTCTCTCAGCTCTAGCATGAGCACCAATACCTCTGAAGAGACGGTTCTTTATGATTGGCGCTCTGTTCAGCTCGGGACTGCAAGTCCAGATCATAGCAAAGAATGCTGTCAGCCTGAAAAGGAGGAGGATGTTGGAATCAGTGGATTAACTGACAGGGAACTcagaaataaattaattgaactGGGAGAGGATCCAGGACCCATAAACAGCCAAACCCGGCCATTGTACGTACAGAAATTGAAGAGATCCCTTCAGAATACACCTCACACCCAGAAATCTGTTCATCTGAGCCCCAATAATTTCACTG CTAAAGGTTACAGCCCAGAGCTTGAAAAGGCTCTTCACAGATTTCTACTTCCAGACTGTCAAGCAGATGAGTTTGCTTTGTGTGAGCAGTTTGATCAGCCTGATCAGAATAAAAGATGGCGTGAGGGTTTCATCAAGTCCAACTTTAACTACCTGTTGCTTGATCCACG TGTGACCAAGAATCTACCATATCGAAGTCAATCCATGACCCCTAAAGAGTGTTTTCAAACCTTCATCAATGCTGTGTTCTATGTTGGAAAGGGCAAGCGCTCTAGACCATACAGTCACCTCTATGAAGCACTGGAATATTTCAAAGGAGATAAGACCTCAAAG